Proteins from a genomic interval of Micromonospora sp. NBC_00389:
- a CDS encoding RNA polymerase sigma factor has product MSSTGRGQPDTGLVVAARQGDQRALNDVVAASLPLVYNIVGRALRGHADVDDVVQETLVRVVRHLPALNDPAAFRSWLVAITIRQVRDWEQRRRVALNRDAGLDAIHNVPDPASDFAAITILRLGLTDQRREVAEATRGSTRTTRNCCRSGGWRRPACSRGPRSPMRSRSPQATSPCGSTG; this is encoded by the coding sequence ATGTCGTCAACCGGTCGAGGACAACCCGACACCGGGTTGGTCGTCGCGGCCCGACAGGGCGACCAGCGCGCTCTCAATGACGTCGTAGCGGCCTCCCTCCCGTTGGTCTACAACATCGTCGGCCGGGCGCTCCGCGGCCACGCCGACGTCGACGACGTGGTCCAGGAGACATTGGTACGGGTGGTCCGGCACCTGCCCGCGCTCAACGACCCGGCAGCCTTCCGGTCCTGGCTGGTGGCGATCACCATCCGTCAGGTGCGTGACTGGGAGCAGCGCCGACGGGTCGCACTCAACCGCGACGCCGGGCTCGATGCGATCCACAACGTGCCCGACCCGGCCTCCGACTTCGCGGCGATCACCATCCTCCGGCTCGGTCTCACCGACCAACGACGCGAGGTCGCCGAGGCGACCCGCGGCTCGACCCGGACGACCAGGAACTGCTGTCGCTCTGGTGGCTGGAGGAGACCGGCGTGCTCGCGCGGACCGAGGTCGCCGATGCGCTCGCGCTCTCCCCAGGCCACGTCGCCGTGCGGATCCACCGGATGA
- a CDS encoding glycoside hydrolase family protein, with amino-acid sequence MLARTEVADALALSPGHVAVRIHRMKEQIQSARAVVRALRTRPGCPDLRAAAVGWDGTPNPLWRKRLARHVRDCASCGRLGTGLVPIDRLLAGLSLLPLPASLSAHFPSAALPPAASQAVGYHPPDPTAGHTAGTTPPGGVPADIGSGQGIANLAVNRPRGLLPALVGGAAAVILALTALVVIRPDDPPAPSWAVPPAVTPAAVPSPSGAPSPSARPSSRAPAAPAVSSTRKGVGVWNFAGVSQALANSKAGWYYTWGTQRPGISSPQGATFVPMIRGAENVTAADLARARAAGPYLLTFNEPDLPEQANMTVERALDLWPQLMATGSRLGSPAVAWGGADPQGWLDRFMTGATTRGHRVDFITLHWFGAEFTTATAVNQLKQYLQAVYQRYKKPIWLTEFALIRFDGGRQQFPSQEQQAAFLTAATSMLGQLSYVQRYAWFGLPATDKDRSGLFSDGTEATLVGRAFQAAR; translated from the coding sequence GTGCTCGCGCGGACCGAGGTCGCCGATGCGCTCGCGCTCTCCCCAGGCCACGTCGCCGTGCGGATCCACCGGATGAAGGAACAGATCCAGAGTGCGCGGGCCGTCGTCCGCGCGCTACGGACCCGCCCCGGCTGCCCGGACCTGCGGGCCGCGGCCGTCGGGTGGGACGGCACCCCCAATCCACTGTGGCGCAAACGACTGGCCCGGCACGTCCGGGACTGCGCGTCCTGCGGGCGCCTGGGCACCGGCCTGGTGCCGATCGACCGGCTGCTCGCCGGTCTGTCGCTGCTGCCGCTGCCGGCCAGCCTCAGCGCCCACTTCCCGAGCGCGGCCCTTCCCCCGGCCGCCTCGCAGGCCGTCGGGTACCACCCCCCGGACCCGACGGCCGGGCACACCGCCGGGACGACCCCACCCGGCGGTGTGCCCGCCGACATCGGCAGCGGACAGGGCATCGCCAACCTGGCGGTGAACCGGCCCCGCGGCCTGCTTCCGGCGCTGGTCGGTGGCGCCGCAGCCGTCATCCTCGCCCTCACCGCGTTGGTGGTGATCCGACCGGACGATCCGCCCGCACCCTCGTGGGCCGTCCCGCCCGCCGTGACACCTGCCGCCGTCCCATCCCCGAGCGGCGCGCCGTCACCGAGTGCGCGACCGTCGTCGAGGGCGCCGGCCGCACCGGCGGTCAGTTCGACGAGGAAGGGCGTCGGGGTGTGGAACTTCGCCGGGGTCAGCCAGGCGTTGGCGAACTCGAAGGCCGGCTGGTACTACACCTGGGGCACCCAGCGCCCAGGGATCAGCAGTCCGCAGGGTGCGACATTCGTACCGATGATCCGCGGCGCGGAGAATGTCACCGCCGCCGATCTGGCCCGGGCCAGGGCGGCCGGGCCGTACCTGCTCACGTTCAACGAACCGGACCTGCCCGAGCAGGCGAACATGACCGTCGAGCGGGCGCTGGACCTGTGGCCGCAGTTGATGGCGACCGGAAGCAGGCTGGGCAGCCCGGCGGTCGCCTGGGGCGGGGCCGACCCGCAGGGCTGGCTCGACAGGTTCATGACCGGCGCGACCACCCGCGGCCACCGGGTCGACTTCATCACCCTGCACTGGTTCGGTGCCGAGTTCACCACCGCCACCGCGGTGAACCAACTCAAGCAGTACCTGCAGGCCGTGTACCAGCGGTACAAGAAGCCGATCTGGCTGACCGAGTTCGCGCTGATCCGCTTCGACGGCGGGCGCCAGCAGTTTCCCAGTCAGGAGCAACAGGCGGCCTTCCTCACCGCGGCCACCAGCATGCTGGGCCAACTCTCCTACGTGCAGCGCTACGCCTGGTTCGGCCTACCCGCCACCGACAAGGACCGGTCCGGGCTGTTCAGCGACGGCACCGAGGCGACCCTGGTCGGACGCGCGTTCCAGGCCGCCCGCTGA
- a CDS encoding glycoside hydrolase family 130 protein, whose protein sequence is MTENLAVRQDVTLTPDPRRVIVKLFVPGEDAAVVRTRARALIDRVAHLDDEETGRLLRDTFDRFGSRHRDLAGTFHHHYDLVRHRAARAGDLSPTSRLLVGAYFSHEYAVESAALCNPSMVAHPDQTELGTGQLRVAVSLRQIGEGHLSSIGFATAVLGPGCRLAVADRPGPLVVGQRMGVRHRRDLLAAGLAEEDYDNEVTATVLDALPDRYDEATFERVLGNLPADLLSRASGMGTLEQLRRTNADSYATAFPADTALHQRVLWPATAVESNGMEDARFVRFEDESGPMYRATYTAYDGRSIATRALVSNDLRRFEMTPMRGPGARNKGIALFPRTVGGRHLALCRADGETIGLTGLDGDNRWQPPVPLHSPRDSWELIQVGNCGSPIETEAGWLVLTHGVGPMRRYAIGALLLDLHRPERVIGRLPGVLLSPDDADRDGYVPNVVYSCGGLIHDGELWLPYGASDTRVGFATVPVAALLATMVESGARRHGA, encoded by the coding sequence GTGACCGAAAACCTGGCCGTCCGGCAGGACGTCACCCTCACCCCGGATCCACGCCGGGTCATCGTCAAGCTCTTCGTCCCGGGTGAGGACGCCGCGGTGGTACGCACCCGCGCGCGGGCGCTCATCGACCGCGTCGCGCACCTCGACGACGAGGAGACCGGCCGGCTCCTGCGGGACACCTTCGACCGTTTCGGCAGCCGGCACCGCGATCTGGCCGGCACGTTCCACCACCACTACGACCTCGTCCGGCACCGTGCCGCCCGGGCCGGGGATCTCTCCCCGACCAGCCGGCTCCTGGTCGGCGCCTACTTCAGCCACGAGTACGCCGTCGAGTCCGCCGCCCTGTGCAACCCGTCCATGGTGGCCCACCCCGACCAGACCGAGTTGGGCACCGGCCAGCTGCGCGTCGCGGTCAGCCTGCGCCAGATCGGCGAGGGCCACCTGTCGTCCATCGGGTTCGCCACCGCGGTCCTCGGACCCGGGTGCCGGCTCGCCGTCGCCGACCGTCCCGGCCCACTGGTCGTCGGGCAGCGGATGGGCGTACGGCACCGCCGGGACCTGCTCGCCGCCGGCCTGGCCGAGGAGGACTACGACAACGAGGTCACCGCCACTGTGCTGGACGCCCTGCCCGACCGGTACGACGAGGCCACCTTCGAGCGGGTGCTCGGCAACCTGCCAGCGGACCTGCTCTCCCGCGCCTCCGGAATGGGGACCCTCGAACAACTGCGTCGCACCAACGCCGACAGCTACGCCACCGCGTTCCCCGCCGACACGGCCCTGCACCAACGGGTGCTCTGGCCGGCCACGGCGGTGGAGAGCAACGGCATGGAGGACGCCCGGTTCGTCAGGTTCGAGGACGAGTCCGGACCGATGTACCGGGCCACCTACACCGCCTACGACGGCCGGAGTATCGCCACCCGCGCGCTGGTCAGCAACGACCTGCGCCGTTTCGAGATGACCCCGATGCGCGGCCCGGGCGCCCGTAACAAGGGGATCGCGCTGTTTCCGCGTACCGTCGGCGGCCGGCACCTGGCACTGTGCCGCGCCGACGGCGAGACCATCGGTCTGACGGGCCTGGACGGCGACAACCGGTGGCAGCCCCCGGTCCCGCTGCATTCCCCCCGAGACAGCTGGGAGTTGATCCAGGTCGGCAACTGTGGATCTCCCATCGAAACCGAGGCCGGCTGGCTTGTGCTCACCCACGGTGTCGGCCCGATGCGCCGCTACGCGATCGGCGCGCTCCTGCTCGACCTGCACCGGCCGGAACGGGTCATCGGGCGGCTTCCCGGTGTGCTCCTGTCACCCGACGATGCCGACCGGGACGGGTACGTGCCCAACGTCGTCTACTCCTGCGGGGGGCTCATCCACGACGGCGAGCTGTGGCTGCCGTACGGGGCCAGCGACACCCGGGTCGGATTCGCCACCGTGCCGGTCGCCGCCCTCCTGGCCACGATGGTGGAATCCGGTGCGCGGCGGCACGGCGCCTGA
- a CDS encoding ATP-grasp domain-containing protein, whose translation MRLYITALNPTDAVLEGFLPAAAALELPVTVLTDRPEQWPAEVPVVRCAIRDAAAVVAATAGDRPAALLSNSDHLQEVTAIAARKLGLPGNDPDAARLCKDKAATRRAIEAAGLDLVRAVAVDPGVPPAVPGEMFPAVVKPREGVASEDAYLVADHRELDARVAEIRGRRPDVALVVEEYLAGELRTHDTLGDGTALAVLGGWRTHLGPPPTFTEESLDWSPPAEQISTQLRACLDALGVGLGACHTEYVVQDGRVRLIEVNYRLIGDRMDLILAELLGVPLFEYVIRLHLGEPLAALDLPATVDRYARVEYVCADRSGRLTAAPGPLDTVHGEVRLGCRPLRELGRIADRTGTNRDYLAALHAIGPDQDTVRESLAAFHQGLQWTIVE comes from the coding sequence ATGCGGCTGTACATCACCGCGCTCAACCCCACCGACGCCGTCCTGGAAGGGTTCCTCCCAGCGGCGGCCGCACTCGAACTGCCGGTCACCGTGCTGACCGACCGGCCCGAGCAGTGGCCGGCCGAGGTGCCGGTGGTGCGGTGTGCGATCCGGGACGCGGCAGCGGTGGTCGCGGCGACAGCAGGGGACCGACCGGCGGCGCTACTGTCCAACAGCGACCACCTTCAGGAGGTCACCGCGATCGCCGCCCGCAAGCTCGGCCTGCCCGGCAACGATCCCGACGCCGCCCGGCTCTGCAAGGACAAGGCCGCCACCCGCCGGGCGATCGAGGCTGCCGGGCTCGACCTGGTCCGCGCCGTCGCCGTCGACCCTGGTGTCCCACCCGCCGTGCCGGGCGAGATGTTCCCGGCGGTGGTCAAACCCCGCGAGGGGGTGGCCAGCGAGGACGCCTACCTGGTGGCCGATCACCGAGAGCTGGACGCCCGGGTCGCAGAGATCCGTGGCCGGCGGCCGGATGTGGCACTGGTGGTCGAGGAGTACCTCGCCGGGGAGCTGCGGACACATGACACTCTCGGCGACGGTACGGCGCTGGCTGTCCTCGGCGGGTGGCGCACCCACCTCGGCCCGCCACCGACCTTCACCGAGGAGAGCCTCGACTGGTCGCCCCCGGCGGAGCAGATCAGCACCCAGCTTCGGGCGTGCCTCGACGCGCTCGGTGTCGGCCTGGGCGCCTGCCACACCGAGTACGTCGTCCAGGACGGCCGGGTCCGGCTGATCGAGGTGAACTACCGCCTCATCGGCGACCGGATGGACCTGATCCTCGCGGAGCTGCTCGGCGTGCCGCTGTTCGAGTACGTCATCCGGCTGCACCTCGGCGAGCCGCTGGCCGCCCTCGACCTGCCCGCCACCGTCGACCGGTACGCCCGGGTCGAGTACGTCTGCGCGGACCGGTCAGGCCGGCTCACCGCCGCACCCGGCCCACTGGACACGGTCCACGGCGAGGTCCGGTTGGGCTGCCGACCCCTGCGCGAGCTGGGCCGGATCGCGGACCGTACCGGCACGAACCGCGACTACCTCGCCGCGCTGCACGCGATCGGCCCCGACCAGGACACCGTCCGGGAGTCGCTGGCCGCCTTCCACCAAGGGTTGCAGTGGACGATCGTCGAGTGA
- a CDS encoding siderophore-interacting protein, with protein sequence MKRNWEALVLKAMGGRDFRLTVLGTESVGGHYQRLLLDGGGLLEACGVHPTMWIRLWFDNDGRAHQRAYTLVDPDPATGRFSLEFAIHDGCAARWATTAQVGDTIGATVQGSAYQLPDPAPEHLYLVGDAASLPAVNSLLDAGADIPATVWLEYAHEGEKALAPRARAHHDVTWVPRRDAGQHLVDAVCATLPASDTAHYWVACEAASTRGIIRHIRRTLGVDKSQLIFLGYWKAAKAVA encoded by the coding sequence GTGAAACGGAACTGGGAGGCCCTGGTCCTCAAGGCCATGGGAGGCCGGGACTTTCGGTTGACCGTGCTGGGCACCGAGTCGGTCGGAGGGCACTACCAGCGGCTGCTCCTGGACGGTGGCGGCCTGCTGGAGGCGTGCGGGGTTCACCCCACCATGTGGATCCGGCTGTGGTTCGACAACGACGGCCGGGCGCACCAGCGTGCCTACACGTTGGTGGACCCCGACCCGGCCACCGGCCGATTCAGCCTCGAATTCGCCATCCACGACGGCTGCGCCGCCCGCTGGGCCACCACGGCGCAGGTCGGCGACACCATCGGCGCCACCGTCCAGGGCAGCGCCTACCAACTGCCCGACCCCGCGCCCGAGCACCTCTACCTCGTCGGCGACGCGGCGTCTCTGCCAGCGGTGAACAGCCTGCTCGACGCCGGCGCCGACATCCCGGCGACGGTCTGGCTGGAGTACGCCCACGAGGGTGAGAAGGCACTCGCGCCACGGGCTCGGGCGCACCACGACGTCACCTGGGTGCCCCGGCGCGACGCGGGTCAACACCTGGTCGACGCGGTCTGCGCCACCCTGCCGGCCAGCGACACCGCCCACTACTGGGTGGCCTGCGAGGCGGCCAGCACCCGCGGCATCATCCGGCACATCCGCCGTACCCTGGGCGTCGACAAGAGCCAGCTGATCTTCCTCGGCTACTGGAAAGCCGCGAAGGCCGTGGCGTGA
- a CDS encoding GNAT family N-acetyltransferase, whose protein sequence is MTYQEKISGLGELSLVTVQPDLHAELLHSWVTRPRNSFWGMGSHTLEEVREIYAYVDSLPTHHAYLIMIDAEPVGLFQTYQPEADPVGERYPVRPGDVGMHLLLSPDRRLAQGITSAVGPALARFLFRDPAAQRIVVEPDVRNHLALRRLESEGFTFGSEIDMPDKRAQLAFLTRARFESNHPTSA, encoded by the coding sequence ATGACATACCAGGAGAAGATCTCGGGCCTCGGCGAGTTGTCGTTGGTAACCGTGCAACCCGACCTGCACGCCGAACTGCTGCACAGTTGGGTGACCCGGCCCCGCAACTCTTTCTGGGGCATGGGGTCGCACACCCTGGAAGAGGTACGCGAGATCTACGCGTACGTCGACAGCCTGCCGACGCACCACGCGTACCTGATCATGATCGACGCGGAACCGGTCGGCCTCTTCCAGACCTATCAGCCCGAGGCGGACCCGGTCGGCGAGCGCTACCCGGTGCGGCCCGGCGATGTCGGGATGCACCTGCTGCTCAGCCCTGACCGGCGCCTCGCCCAGGGCATCACCAGCGCCGTCGGCCCCGCCCTCGCCCGCTTCCTGTTCCGTGACCCCGCTGCCCAGCGGATCGTGGTCGAGCCGGACGTCCGCAACCACCTCGCGCTACGCCGGCTGGAGAGCGAGGGCTTCACCTTCGGGTCCGAGATCGACATGCCGGACAAGCGTGCCCAACTCGCGTTCCTGACGCGCGCCCGGTTTGAGTCGAACCACCCGACGTCGGCCTGA
- a CDS encoding MFS transporter — translation MPHRWLILAVLCVAQLVVVLDNTVLTVAVPVLTTELGASTADVQWMINAYALVLSGLLLTAGSAADRYGRRRMLPAGLVLFGLGSLAAGLATTSGQLIAARAGMGVGGALLATSTLAIAMQVFDGAERSRAIGIWAATSALGFAVGPPIGGTILAHLPWGAIFLMNVPIVLVCLVAGRALIPESRGPAGGRLDVVGAALSTAGLTGVVWSIISGPDRGWASPEVLGTAAVGVLLLGLFVRWERRISDPMLDMHFFRDRRFVGAVSGVVLITFGATGALFLLTQHLQFVRGYPAWEAGLRMAPFALSIVLLNVSGVAAALIRRLGLAAAIAVGMTLLAGGLAVITLVPSDGYGLLLGGLLIMGVGCALANPAIVEAVMSAIPAEKAGAGAGVDGTMTEVGSSLGIAVLGAVLNARFAALLPAALAGAGSFPAALAAASEGPEREAVTVAFASALETGQTVGAAAVLVGGLVAAGLLHRAQRSESVRPGPADPAVGR, via the coding sequence TTGCCCCACCGGTGGCTCATCCTGGCCGTGCTCTGCGTCGCCCAACTCGTCGTGGTGCTGGACAACACGGTGCTGACCGTGGCGGTGCCGGTACTCACGACCGAGCTGGGCGCCAGCACCGCCGATGTGCAATGGATGATCAACGCGTACGCGCTGGTGCTGTCGGGTCTGCTGCTCACCGCCGGCAGCGCCGCGGACCGGTACGGGCGCCGCCGGATGTTGCCCGCCGGGCTCGTCCTGTTCGGACTCGGCTCGCTCGCCGCCGGGCTCGCCACCACCAGCGGGCAGTTGATCGCCGCCCGGGCCGGAATGGGCGTCGGCGGTGCGCTGCTGGCCACTTCCACCCTCGCGATCGCCATGCAGGTCTTCGACGGCGCCGAGCGGTCCCGGGCGATCGGCATCTGGGCCGCCACCAGCGCGTTGGGCTTCGCCGTCGGGCCACCGATCGGTGGCACCATCCTCGCCCACCTGCCGTGGGGCGCGATCTTCCTGATGAACGTCCCCATCGTGCTGGTCTGCCTTGTCGCCGGCCGTGCGCTGATACCCGAGTCCCGCGGCCCGGCCGGTGGCCGCCTCGACGTGGTCGGCGCGGCGCTCTCCACCGCCGGACTGACCGGGGTCGTCTGGTCCATCATCTCCGGGCCGGACCGGGGGTGGGCGTCGCCCGAGGTGCTCGGCACGGCAGCCGTCGGCGTGCTCCTGCTCGGGCTCTTCGTCCGCTGGGAGCGGCGGATCTCCGACCCCATGCTGGACATGCACTTCTTTCGGGACCGGCGCTTCGTCGGCGCGGTCTCCGGGGTCGTCCTGATCACGTTCGGGGCCACCGGCGCGCTGTTCCTGCTCACCCAGCACCTGCAGTTCGTCCGCGGCTACCCCGCCTGGGAGGCGGGCCTTCGGATGGCACCCTTCGCCCTGTCCATCGTGCTGCTCAACGTCAGCGGCGTCGCCGCCGCCCTGATCCGTCGGCTCGGCCTGGCGGCCGCCATCGCCGTCGGCATGACGCTGCTCGCGGGTGGCCTCGCGGTGATCACCCTCGTCCCCTCCGACGGCTACGGGCTGCTGCTGGGTGGGCTGCTCATCATGGGCGTCGGCTGCGCGCTGGCCAACCCGGCGATCGTCGAGGCGGTGATGAGCGCGATCCCGGCGGAGAAGGCCGGTGCCGGTGCCGGCGTCGACGGCACCATGACCGAGGTCGGCAGCAGCCTCGGCATCGCGGTGCTGGGCGCCGTGCTGAACGCCCGGTTCGCCGCCCTGCTGCCCGCCGCCCTGGCCGGCGCCGGGTCGTTCCCCGCAGCGCTCGCCGCTGCCAGCGAGGGGCCGGAGCGGGAGGCCGTCACCGTCGCCTTCGCCTCGGCGCTGGAGACCGGGCAGACGGTGGGCGCTGCCGCTGTGCTCGTCGGTGGCCTGGTCGCCGCCGGGCTGCTGCACCGGGCGCAGCGGTCGGAGTCCGTGCGCCCCGGGCCAGCCGATCCGGCCGTTGGCAGATAG
- a CDS encoding DUF2855 family protein, whose protein sequence is MADSWTFAVARDDLGRSTLVEGATPALSDGEVLLRVDRVGLTANNVTYAVLGDSMRYWQFFPPDPRGLGREWGLPPLWGFAEVIASRVPEVAAGLRVYGYLPPAGHLVVRPDRVDESGFRDASAHRAGLPSPYNVYRSTTGDPAYRADQEDLLILFRPLFFTSFMLADQIVDNDFYSAASLVLSSASSKTAYAAAFELHGRGPRLVGLTSPGNLAFTRSLGCYDEVVAYHDIGVLDAVPTVYLDLSGASSTRAALRGHLGDQLVRDIAVGLTNQTPNADAAEEVFFAPVQMRKRSLDWGREGLDQRFTEAWRRFTGVVSGWLDVQVGTGPEALQHAWLEVLAGRTPPRVGHVVQF, encoded by the coding sequence ATGGCTGACTCGTGGACATTCGCCGTGGCCCGTGACGACCTCGGTCGGAGCACGCTCGTCGAGGGCGCGACGCCGGCTCTGTCCGACGGCGAGGTGCTGTTACGCGTGGACCGCGTCGGCCTCACCGCCAACAATGTGACCTACGCGGTGCTCGGTGACTCGATGCGTTACTGGCAGTTCTTCCCGCCGGACCCGCGCGGGCTCGGGCGGGAGTGGGGGCTGCCGCCGTTGTGGGGCTTCGCCGAGGTGATCGCGTCGCGGGTTCCGGAGGTCGCGGCGGGGCTGCGGGTCTACGGCTACCTCCCGCCAGCCGGTCACCTGGTGGTGCGGCCGGACCGAGTGGACGAGTCCGGGTTCCGCGACGCGAGCGCGCACCGGGCGGGGCTGCCCTCGCCGTACAACGTCTACCGGTCGACCACCGGCGACCCGGCGTACCGGGCGGACCAGGAGGACCTGCTGATCCTGTTCCGGCCGCTGTTCTTCACCTCCTTCATGCTGGCCGATCAGATCGTCGACAACGACTTCTACAGCGCGGCGTCGCTGGTGCTGTCATCGGCGTCCAGTAAGACCGCCTATGCCGCCGCGTTCGAACTACACGGTCGTGGCCCCCGCCTGGTCGGGCTCACCTCACCCGGCAACCTCGCCTTCACGCGGTCACTCGGCTGCTACGACGAGGTCGTTGCCTACCATGACATCGGCGTCCTGGACGCGGTCCCGACCGTCTATCTCGACCTGTCCGGCGCGTCCTCGACCCGAGCCGCTCTGCGCGGGCACCTCGGCGATCAGCTCGTCCGGGACATCGCGGTCGGGCTGACCAACCAGACGCCGAACGCCGACGCCGCCGAGGAGGTGTTCTTCGCACCGGTTCAGATGCGCAAGCGCAGCCTGGACTGGGGCCGCGAAGGGCTCGACCAACGGTTCACCGAGGCCTGGCGACGGTTCACCGGCGTGGTGAGCGGGTGGCTCGACGTCCAGGTCGGTACGGGACCCGAAGCCCTGCAGCACGCGTGGCTCGAGGTCCTCGCGGGTCGTACGCCACCGCGCGTGGGCCACGTCGTCCAGTTCTGA
- a CDS encoding SDR family NAD(P)-dependent oxidoreductase gives MTVHIDLAGKTALVTGSTQGIGAAIATGLARAGARVAVNGRTAAGVQRAAVVLRSEVPGADVIEVDADVSSDEGTARALDLLPTVDILINNLGIFGPTPALEISDDEWRRYFEVNVLAGVRLTRAYLPAMMERGWGRVQYIASDSAVVIPAEMIHYGVSKTALLGVSRGFAKAAAGTGVTVNSVLAGPTHTGGVEDFVSELVGDSLPWDEAQREFMRLHRPQSLLQRLIEPEEIANMVTYLASPLASATTGAAVRVDGGYVDAIIP, from the coding sequence ATGACCGTCCACATCGATCTTGCCGGAAAGACCGCGCTGGTCACCGGTTCTACCCAGGGAATCGGTGCCGCCATCGCCACCGGGCTCGCCCGCGCCGGGGCCCGGGTGGCGGTCAACGGCCGTACCGCCGCTGGCGTACAGCGGGCAGCGGTGGTGCTGCGCAGCGAGGTTCCCGGCGCCGACGTGATCGAGGTCGATGCCGACGTGTCCAGCGACGAGGGCACGGCGCGGGCGCTCGACCTGCTGCCCACCGTCGACATTCTGATCAACAACCTCGGCATCTTCGGCCCCACTCCGGCGCTGGAGATCTCCGATGACGAGTGGCGTCGCTACTTCGAGGTGAACGTGCTGGCCGGCGTCCGGCTGACCCGCGCCTACCTGCCCGCGATGATGGAACGCGGCTGGGGGCGGGTGCAGTACATCGCCAGCGACTCGGCGGTCGTGATCCCGGCCGAAATGATCCACTACGGCGTCTCCAAGACGGCCCTGCTCGGCGTCTCGCGCGGGTTCGCGAAGGCTGCCGCCGGCACCGGCGTGACCGTCAACTCGGTGCTCGCCGGGCCGACACACACCGGCGGCGTCGAGGACTTCGTCTCCGAACTCGTGGGCGACAGCCTGCCGTGGGATGAGGCGCAGCGGGAGTTCATGCGGCTGCACCGGCCGCAGTCCCTGCTTCAGCGGCTGATCGAGCCCGAGGAGATCGCCAACATGGTCACCTACCTCGCCTCTCCCCTCGCCTCCGCGACGACCGGCGCCGCCGTCCGGGTCGACGGCGGCTACGTCGACGCGATCATCCCGTAA
- a CDS encoding SigB/SigF/SigG family RNA polymerase sigma factor, which translates to MVTTFEPATSTRVSQRSAVHSGDELLVAMAAMRADDPRRPALRDRTIEAWLPLARHLARRYSGRGAADEDLAQTAALGLIKAVDHFDSTRGVDFTGYAIPTIIGEIKRYFRDRTWAVRVPRRLQELRLSISAANSTLTHTLGRSPTVADIATYLELSEETVLEGLEGARAYRATSLSTPVGVDGNRELGDTLGADDHEMDRVEIRVALGPALATLPEREREILSLRFHGNLTQAQIADRIGVSQMHVSRLITRSLAALRRHLSDDNAF; encoded by the coding sequence ATGGTCACTACCTTCGAACCGGCGACCAGCACGCGCGTCAGCCAACGTAGCGCGGTCCACAGCGGGGATGAACTGCTGGTCGCGATGGCCGCGATGCGCGCCGACGACCCCCGCCGCCCGGCACTGCGGGACCGCACCATCGAGGCGTGGTTGCCGCTCGCCCGCCACCTGGCGCGCCGTTACTCCGGACGCGGCGCAGCCGACGAGGACCTGGCCCAGACCGCCGCACTCGGTCTCATCAAGGCCGTCGACCACTTTGACTCCACCCGGGGCGTCGACTTCACCGGGTACGCCATCCCGACCATCATCGGCGAGATCAAGCGGTACTTCCGCGACCGCACCTGGGCCGTGCGGGTGCCCCGCCGCCTGCAGGAACTGCGCCTGTCGATCAGCGCGGCGAACAGCACCCTGACCCACACGTTGGGCCGCTCGCCGACCGTGGCCGACATCGCGACCTACCTCGAGCTGTCCGAGGAGACCGTGCTGGAAGGACTGGAAGGCGCCCGCGCCTACCGGGCCACCTCACTGTCCACCCCGGTCGGTGTCGACGGCAACCGGGAGCTCGGGGACACCCTCGGCGCCGACGACCACGAAATGGACCGCGTCGAGATCCGCGTCGCCCTCGGCCCCGCCCTCGCCACGCTGCCGGAACGCGAGCGCGAGATCCTGAGTCTGCGCTTTCACGGCAACCTGACCCAGGCCCAGATCGCCGACCGGATCGGCGTCTCACAGATGCACGTCTCCCGGCTGATCACCCGATCGTTGGCCGCTCTGCGCCGCCACCTCTCCGACGACAACGCCTTCTGA